A region of Triplophysa dalaica isolate WHDGS20190420 chromosome 18, ASM1584641v1, whole genome shotgun sequence DNA encodes the following proteins:
- the ubiad1 gene encoding ubiA prenyltransferase domain-containing protein 1: protein MASSLNQMSTEPYSLSGSNGLNGAKSPGVAAVDGNHSSRLSRAGRMALDVQSKCAAYVLALRPWSFSASLTPVALGSALAYKLEGSVDLLILLVCAVAVLVVHGAGNLVNTYYDFSKGIDHKKSDDRTLVDQILKPQDVVMFGAALYSAGCLCATLLYFLSSLKLEHLALIYFGGLSSSFLYTGGIGLKYVALGDVVILITFGPLAVMFAHAVQVGYLSVLPLVYAVPLALNTEAILHSNNTRDMDSDKQAGIVTLAILVGPTMSYVIYNLLLFVPYLLFCILATRYTISMALPLLTLPMAFPLERQFRRQCYAKIPHKTAKLNLLMGLFYVFGIILAPKGSLPLL, encoded by the exons ATGGCATCCAGTTTAAACCAGATGAGCACAGAACCCTACTCGCTTTCAGGATCCAATGGACTGAATGGGGCGAAATCACCAGGAGTTGCGGCCGTCGACGGTAACCACTCCAGCAGGCTGTCCCGTGCGGGCAGGATGGCCCTGGACGTGCAGAGCAAATGTGCTGCATACGTGTTGGCTTTAAGACCATGGAGTTTCAGCGCCTCCCTCACACCTGTGGCTCTGGGTAGCGCTCTGGCCTACAAACTGGAAGGCTCTGTGGACCTCCTCATTCTCCTGGTCTGTGCCGTTGCGGTTCTGGTGGTCCATGGGGCTGGGAACTTGGTGAACACCTACTATGATTTCTCCAAGGGAATCGACCATAAGAAGAGCGATGACAGGACTTTGGTGGATCAGATCCTGAAGCCACAGGATGTGGTGATGTTCGGGGCGGCATTGTACTCTGCAGGGTGCCTGTGTGCCACTCTGTTGTACTTCCTGTCCTCACTAAAACTAGAGCATTTAGCTCTCATTTATTTTGGAGGACTGTCAAgttcttttttatatactgGAG GCATAGGGCTGAAGTATGTCGCTCTGGGCGACGTGGTCATCCTCATCACCTTTGGTCCTCTGGCAGTTATGTTTGCCCATGCGGTGCAGGTGGGCTACCTGTCAGTGCTGCCGCTGGTCTACGCTGTGCCGCTGGCGCTCAACACCGAAGCCATCCTGCACAGCAACAACACGCGAGACATGGACTCGGACAAGCAGGCGGGTATTGTGACCCTGGCAATTTTGGTGGGGCCCACGATGTCGTACGTTATCTACAATCTGCTGCTTTTTGTTCCTTATTTGCTGTTCTGCATCTTGGCCACACGCTATACGATTAGCATGGCTCTTCCATTGTTGACACTGCCAATGGCCTTTCCTCTTGAGAGGCAGTTTCGCCGACAGTGTTACGCAAAGATTCCTCATAAGACTGCCAAACTCAATTTGCTCATGGGACTCTTTTATGTTTTTGGGATTATATTGGCGCCAAAGGGTAGCCTGCCGTTGTTGTAA